A single region of the Musa acuminata AAA Group cultivar baxijiao chromosome BXJ1-11, Cavendish_Baxijiao_AAA, whole genome shotgun sequence genome encodes:
- the LOC103971650 gene encoding uncharacterized protein LOC103971650, whose translation MAEGTKQILAKPIQLADQVSKSAGSAQTNKQECLELKARADKLATLLRQAARAELYERPARRIMDDTEQVLDKALGLVYRCRNRVLVHRLFSITPGAAFSKMFIQIDNSVADVSWLLRVSAPAGDDDGLLHGLCPIAQNEPILTLIWSNIATLHTGHSDARSEAAAALVSLARDNQHFAKLIIEEDGVAPLLRLLKEGKAEGQENAARALGLLGRDRESVDCLVAAGVCSAFGKVLKDGPMKVQAVVAWAVAELAANNSKCQDVFAKNNVVRLLVGHLAFETIQEHSKYSVPSKAMSIHSVVLANKAAASDSSFDDAKDRCLLSHPEDQSKSYQFHSVVQSTVASAKVSRLALNSNSVTSTTAPWKPQQHSLSGSGNRAREMEDRSTKAKMKAMAAKALWQLARGNADICRNLTESRALLCFAVLLEKGTGDVRHNSAMALMEITRVAEHNADLRRSAFKPNSPACKAVIDQLLHIVEKGEHDDLLVPSVTALGCLSRTFRATESRVIAPLVRLLDETEATVMSEAVAALTKFACTENYLHVNHSQAIIEAGGARHLIQLVYLGEQVQVEALVLLCYIAMHVPDSQELADAEVLNTLSWASKQAHLVQDWRADDLLPEAKARLELYQMRKL comes from the coding sequence ATGGCGGAGGGGACGAAGCAGATCCTGGCGAAGCCGATCCAGCTGGCGGATCAGGTGAGCAAGTCGGCTGGGAGTGCCCAGACCAACAAGCAGGAGTGCTTGGAGCTGAAGGCGCGGGCGGACAAGCTCGCGACCCTCCTCCGCCAGGCCGCCCGGGCCGAGCTCTACGAGCGCCCCGCCCGCCGCATCATGGATGACACCGAGCAGGTCCTCGATAAGGCCCTGGGCCTTGTCTACCGCTGCCGCAACCGCGTCCTCGTGCACCGCCTCTTCAGCATCACCCCcggtgccgccttctccaagatgTTCATCCAGATCGACAACTCTGTGGCCGATGTCTCCTGGCTCCTCCGCGTCTCCGCGCCCGCTGGAGACGACGACGGCCTGCTCCACGGCCTGTGCCCCATCGCCCAGAACGAGCCCATCCTCACCCTCATCTGGAGCAACATCGCCACGCTCCACACCGGTCACTCGGACGCCCGATCCGAGGCGGCCGCCGCCCTCGTCTCCCTCGCCCGCGACAACCAGCACTTCGCCAAGCTCATCATCGAAGAGGACGGCGTCGCGCCCCTCCTCCGCCTGCTCAAGGAGGGCAAGGCGGAGGGGCAGGAGAATGCCGCCCGCGCACTCGGCCTCCTCGGCCGCGACCGGGAGAGCGTTGACTGCCTCGTCGCCGCTGGAGTCTGCTCCGCCTTCGGCAAGGTCCTCAAGGACGGGCCCATGAAGGTCCAGGCCGTCGTCGCGTGGGCCGTCGCCGAGCTAGCCGCCAACAATTCCAAGTGCCAGGACGTCTTCGCTAAGAACAACGTCGTCCGCCTCCTTGTCGGCCACCTCGCCTTCGAGACCATCCAAGAACATAGCAAGTACTCCGTGCCGTCCAAGGCCATGTCCATCCACTCCGTTGTACTAGCCAACAAGGCCGCCGCGTccgattcctccttcgacgacgCCAAGGACCGGTGTCTGCTCTCGCATCCGGAAGATCAGTCCAAAAGCTATCAATTCCACTCCGTCGTGCAGTCCACGGTGGCCTCCGCCAAGGTCAGTAGACTCGCCCTGAACTCAAACAGCGTCACCAGCACAACCGCGCCCTGGAAGCCCCAGCAGCATTCTCTGTCGGGGTCCGGCAACAGGGCGAGGGAAATGGAGGACCGGAGCACCAAGGCCAAGATGAAGGCCATGGCAGCCAAGGCCCTGTGGCAGCTCGCCAGGGGCAACGCCGACATCTGCAGGAACCTCACCGAGTCCCGAGCCCTCCTCTGCTTCGCGGTGCTCCTGGAGAAAGGCACGGGAGATGTTCGACACAATTCCGCCATGGCACTGATGGAAATCACCCGCGTGGCCGAGCACAACGCCGACCTCCGGCGCTCCGCATTCAAGCCGAACTCGCCAGCGTGCAAGGCGGTCATCGACCAGCTCTTACACATCGTCGAGAAGGGGGAGCACGACGACCTGCTGGTACCCAGCGTGACGGCCCTGGGCTGCCTGTCGAGGACGTTCCGGGCGACCGAGTCCCGGGTGATCGCTCCGCTGGTGCGCCTGCTCGACGAGACGGAAGCGACGGTGATGAGCGAGGCGGTGGCGGCGCTGACCAAGTTCGCGTGCACCGAGAACTACCTGCACGTCAACCACTCGCAGGCCATCATCGAGGCCGGAGGGGCGAGGCACCTGATCCAGCTGGTGTACCTGGGGGAGCAGGTGCAGGTCGAGGCGTTGGTCCTGCTGTGCTACATTGCCATGCACGTGCCCGACAGCCAGGAGCTGGCGGACGCCGAGGTGCTCAACACGCTGTCGTGGGCATCGAAGCAAGCGCACCTGGTGCAGGACTGGAGGGCGGACGATCTGTTGCCGGAGGCCAAGGCGAGGTTGGAGCTGTACCAGATGAGAAAGCTGTAG
- the LOC135597400 gene encoding calmodulin-lysine N-methyltransferase-like isoform X2, translating into MIQRMEDCVDLNDFEISTRFDIDTTGLVCSWPSEDVLAYFCVNHPFMFRSKRVIELGSGYGLAGLAIAASSDAQEVVISDGNPNVVDYIQHNISLNAQVFGATKVQSMILHWNQDLVSDVLSSFDVVVASDCTFFKQFHESLACTVKSLLKRSEVSEAIFLSPKRGDSLVKFIEKIKEIGLDYKLLENYDTHVWNIHQKLLKGDDSTWANYDPDHCYPLLLRMNFPT; encoded by the exons ATGAT CCAAAGAATGGAGGATTGTGTTGACCTAAATGATTTTGAGATCTCCACTAGATTTGATATCGACACCACGGGGTTAGTTT GTAGTTGGCCTTCAGAAGATGTCCTTGCTTATTTTTGCGTAAATCATCCTTTTATGTTCCG GTCCAAAAGAGTGATTGAACTTGGATCAGGTTATGGGTTAGCTGGATTGGCTATTGCTGCAAGTTCAGATGCTCAAGAGGTGGTAATTTCTGATGGGAACCCAAATGTTGTTGATT ATATTCAGCATAACATAAGTCTCAATGCTCAAGTTTTTGGAGCTACAAAAGTACAATCAATGATCTTGCATTGGAATCAGGATCTAGTTTCTGATGTGTTGAGTTCCTTTGATGTTGTTGTTGCAAGTGACTG CACTTTCTTCAAGCAATTTCACGAAAGCCTTGCGTGTACAGTCAAGTCTCTCTTGAAACGTTCAGAGGTCTCTGAAGCCATTTTTCTGAGTCCTAAGAGAGGTGATTCACTAGTCAAGTTTATAGAGAAAATCAAGGAAATTGGGTTGGATTACAAATTGCTTGAAAACTATGACACCCACGTCTGGAATATTCATCAAAAACTCCTGAAGGGCGATGACTCCACATGGGCTAACTATGACCCTGATCACTGCTACCCTCTATTGTTAAGGATGAATTTTCCTACATGA
- the LOC135597400 gene encoding calmodulin-lysine N-methyltransferase-like isoform X1, giving the protein MDKGGMDAAPPPPPRSPASLRWSILRKSLLRRPSAAPDEPSEVNTKNVSRKRGGGFNLIPCHPVDDSDSVEVVEATLRAKYLVGPRDVCTRYKLPLENGPGLVMIQRMEDCVDLNDFEISTRFDIDTTGLVCSWPSEDVLAYFCVNHPFMFRSKRVIELGSGYGLAGLAIAASSDAQEVVISDGNPNVVDYIQHNISLNAQVFGATKVQSMILHWNQDLVSDVLSSFDVVVASDCTFFKQFHESLACTVKSLLKRSEVSEAIFLSPKRGDSLVKFIEKIKEIGLDYKLLENYDTHVWNIHQKLLKGDDSTWANYDPDHCYPLLLRMNFPT; this is encoded by the exons ATGGATAAAGGTGGGATGGACGcggcgcctcctcctcctcctcgatcccCTGCATCTCTCAGGTGGTCGATCCTCCGCAAGTCGCTCCTCCGTCGTCCCTCCGCCGCACCAG ATGAGCCCTCGGAAGTGAACACCAAGAACGTATCCAGGAAAAGAGGTGGTGGCTTTAACCTGATCCCGTGTCACCCGGTTGACGATAGCGATTCAGTGGAAGTCGTAGAAGCTACCCTGCGGGCGAAATATCTCGTCGGTCCACGTGATGTCTGCACACGCTACAAATTACCTTTGGAGAATGGTCCTGGACTTGTTATGAT CCAAAGAATGGAGGATTGTGTTGACCTAAATGATTTTGAGATCTCCACTAGATTTGATATCGACACCACGGGGTTAGTTT GTAGTTGGCCTTCAGAAGATGTCCTTGCTTATTTTTGCGTAAATCATCCTTTTATGTTCCG GTCCAAAAGAGTGATTGAACTTGGATCAGGTTATGGGTTAGCTGGATTGGCTATTGCTGCAAGTTCAGATGCTCAAGAGGTGGTAATTTCTGATGGGAACCCAAATGTTGTTGATT ATATTCAGCATAACATAAGTCTCAATGCTCAAGTTTTTGGAGCTACAAAAGTACAATCAATGATCTTGCATTGGAATCAGGATCTAGTTTCTGATGTGTTGAGTTCCTTTGATGTTGTTGTTGCAAGTGACTG CACTTTCTTCAAGCAATTTCACGAAAGCCTTGCGTGTACAGTCAAGTCTCTCTTGAAACGTTCAGAGGTCTCTGAAGCCATTTTTCTGAGTCCTAAGAGAGGTGATTCACTAGTCAAGTTTATAGAGAAAATCAAGGAAATTGGGTTGGATTACAAATTGCTTGAAAACTATGACACCCACGTCTGGAATATTCATCAAAAACTCCTGAAGGGCGATGACTCCACATGGGCTAACTATGACCCTGATCACTGCTACCCTCTATTGTTAAGGATGAATTTTCCTACATGA
- the LOC135597401 gene encoding probable aquaporin NIP5-1 yields the protein MSRSAPVVPMSQTPRDDLESRQPPPPGCRRFPSASPASCYLPTFAKPGLPLVKKVIAEFVGTFILIFSAAATPIVNQKYDGAATLLGAATSAGLAVCVVIISIGHISGAHLNPSVTIAFAAARHFPWTHVPGYILAQVLGSTAASFALKAIFHPFHSGGVTVPTLSTAQAFFLEFVITFTLMFVIVAVATDTRAVRELAGVAIGATVLLNILVAGPSTGGSMNPVRTLGPAIATGNYEEIWIYMIAPVAGAIAGAYAYTAVKLGAEDQEESQP from the exons ATGTCGCGGAGCGCCCCGGTTGTCCCCATGTCCCAGACTCCCCGAGATGACCTTGAGTCGAGGCAGCCGCCGCCGCCAGGGTGCAGGCGGTTTCCGTCAGCCTCACCGGCGTCCTGCTATTTGCCAACGTTCGCGAAGCCCGGCCTTCCTCTCGTCAAGAAG GTGATCGCCGAGTTCGTGGGCACCTTCATCCTCATCTTCAGCGCGGCGGCTACGCCGATAGTGAACCAGAAGTACGACGGTGCCGCAACCCTTCTCGGCGCCGCCACCTCAGCCGGACTCGCCGTTTGCGTCGTCATCATCTCCATCGGCCACATCTCCGGCGCCCATCTGAACCCTTCCGTCACTATCGCGTTCGCCGCCGCCCGCCATTTCCCGTGGACGCATGTCCCCGGATACATACTGGCCCAAGTGCTGGGCTCTACCGCCGCGTCCTTCGCCCTCAAGGCCATCTTCCACCCCTTCCACTCCGGCGGGGTGACTGTCCCCACACTGAGCACAGCTCAGGCCTTCTTCCTCGAGTTCGTCATCACCTTCACTCTCATGTTCGTCATCGTCGCCGTCGCAACCGACACCCGTGCA GTGAGAGAACTGGCAGGAGTGGCTATTGGGGCAACTGTGCTGCTCAACATCCTCGTTGCTGG GCCGTCCACGGGGGGATCGATGAACCCGGTGAGGACGCTCGGGCCGGCGATAGCGACCGGAAACTACGAGGAGATATGGATATATATGATTGCACCAGTCGCAGGAGCCATTGCCGGAGCTTACGCCTACACTGCCGTCAAACTTGGAGCAGAAGATCAGGAAGAGTCTCAGCCATGA
- the LOC103971652 gene encoding F-box protein At4g35930-like — MSLNSMAFKQKKRLKNTRNKYLKPGALAQICYNKTSSKSCTDIGKKRTVLESEKEEIGLMREAEVIQSNTPVMSPTKVSSQPAIDEAKHQNPPVTPKTPQSAVCDRQSRLETLPMDLLIKILCHLHHDQLRAVFHVSQRIRTAVLMARQLHFNYTTPDRSRQEMLRNKTPLPTEHWPFASKAGRKGTWGSSPHTPKAPRHGCRSSRFHLMDVKQIAAVLFQEPTLPPRHMMPPCLSRPVFKPIASTRVLFYEEELCQAVAQNKLR, encoded by the exons ATGAGTCTGAACTCTATGGCTTTCAAGCAAAAGAAGCGACTGAAGAACACAAGAAACAAGTATCTAAAACCTGGTGCACTTGCCCAAATCTGTTATAACAAGACGTCAAGCAAATCATGCACAGATATTGGGAAGAAGAGGACTGTGTTGGAGTCAGAGAAGGAAGAAATTGGTCTAATGAGGGAAGCTGAGGTTATTCAAAGTAATACACCTGTGATGTCTCCCACTAAGGTCAGCTCCCAGCCAGCAATAGATGAGGCCAAACATCAAAACCCGCCTGTAACACCTAAGACACCACAAAGTGCAGTGTGCGACAGGCAATCAAGACTTGAAACTCTCCCTATGGATCTTCTG ATTAAAATCCTATGCCATCTGCATCATGATCAGCTAAGGGCTGTTTTCCATGTTTCTCAGCGAATTCGAACAGCT GTACTTATGGCTAGGCAATTGCATTTCAATTATACAACTCCCGACCGGTCTAGGCAAGAGATGCTGAGAAATAAGACCCCTCTTCCAACTGAACATTGGCCTTTTGCAAG CAAAGCAGGAAGGAAGGGTACGTGGGGATCTAGTCCACACACTCCTAAAGCTCCAAGACATGGTTGTCGTTCTTCTCGTTTTCACCTGATGGACGTGAAACAGATTGCAGCTGTCCTATTTCAGGAGCCCACATTGCCCCCAAGACACATGATGCCGCCATGTTTATCAAGGCCAGTTTTCAAGCCCATTGCTTCTACTAGAGTTCTATTCTATGAGGAAGAGCTCTGTCAGGCAGTAGCCCAGAATAAGCTCCGTTGA
- the LOC103972535 gene encoding GDSL esterase/lipase EXL1 — protein MEDKCSVPLSLVLPLLLLLLLEGVRALTTTANKTTPKVPAVVVFGDSIVDPGNNNVLPTIARCNFPPYGKDFPGGKATGRFSNGKNPSDILASQLGVKEYVPAYLGTHLDAQELLTGISFASGGCGYDPLTSQLLVALSLRHQLNLFKEYKEKLKRVAGEGRAADIIANSLYAVVTGTNDIATTYFLLPFRRAEFDIPSYITFLVQSASSFLQELYLSGARRIAIMGAPPIGCMPSQRTLAGGIERECVTLYNEAATMFNSQLSKEVQRLDSTLLGSKIVYIDIYTPLLDMILRPFAYGFKESTRGCCGTGYYEVIITCNSITATSCANASEYVFWDSFHTTERAAEMLITQILQQYGPSLLD, from the exons ATGGAGGACAAGTGCTCTGTTCCGCTCTCGCTCGTActtccgctgctgctgctgctgctgcttgaagGTGTTCGAGCTCTGACTACGACTGCAAACAAGACGACGCCGAAGGTACCGGCGGTGGTGGTGTTCGGGGACTCGATCGTCGACCCTGGGAACAACAACGTGTTGCCGACCATCGCCAGGTGCAACTTCCCCCCGTACGGTAAGGACTTCCCCGGCGGCAAGGCCACCGGCAGATTCTCCAACGGGAAGAACCCCTCCGACATCCTCG CTTCGCAATTAGGAGTAAAGGAGTATGTCCCAGCATACCTTGGCACACATCTTGATGCCCAGGAGCTGCTCACTGGCATCAGCTTTGCATCAGGTGGCTGTGGATATGATCCTCTCACATCACAACTCTTG GTAGCTCTGTCGCTGAGGCATCAGCTGAACCTGTTCAAGGAGTACAAGGAGAAGCTAAAGAGGGTTGCTGGAGAAGGCAGAGCAGCCGATATCATTGCCAACAGTTTATATGCTGTGGTCACAGGGACTAATGACATTGCTACAACATACTTTCTGTTGCCATTCCGAAGGGCGGAGTTTGACATCCCTTCCTACATCACATTCTTGGTGCAATCAGCTTCAAGCTTTCTTCAG GAACTCTACCTCTCGGGAGCAAGAAGAATTGCTATCATGGGAGCCCCTCCTATAGGATGTATGCCATCACAAAGAACTCTTGCTGGTGGAATAGAGAGAGAATGTGTTACCCTGTACAATGAAGCTGCAACGATGTTCAATTCCCAACTATCAAAGGAGGTGCAAAGGCTCGATAGCACACTGTTGGGATCAAAAATAGTCTACATAGACATATACACTCCATTGCTTGATATGATCTTACGGCCCTTCGCCTACG GTTTTAAGGAGTCCACAAGAGGATGTTGTGGCACAGGTTACTATGAGGTTATAATCACATGTAATAGCATCACTGCAACTTCATGTGCAAATGCTTCAGAGTATGTATTCTGGGATAGCTTCCACACTACAGAGAGGGCAGCAGAGATGCTCATTACCCAAATTCTTCAGCAGTATGGTCCAAGTTTGCTTGACTAA